The following are encoded together in the Hydractinia symbiolongicarpus strain clone_291-10 chromosome 14, HSymV2.1, whole genome shotgun sequence genome:
- the LOC130625415 gene encoding octopamine receptor beta-2R-like, which produces MSSATACNTTHGESALSFFSTTVSSVLLVTTTILNALILLVFIRNKRLLKKSIFYKMLFNIAVADFLTGIFSDPVSISFHTKEGLEKHISKAEVILVHYTLFSFNGVSILTMSLLCIDRIVALLKPLKYRNGLKNWKCYLMISSTWILANLLLIPYFEIGYIKYLTVFSYFTVAVTALSLILAAILYKIYFVPFNTSVTISKTKRDLQVYQYENVDRKGSDRNLTVPANETENALTVTKDSGGKLADPDEPKNSQRTKKKMSSSERRVNKSFITLLVVFLVTYLPSVIMTTYMNLCQNCNCMFIHALRDLTFLSILSSALWRPLNFVLRLRTIRREMKKLLGVTSLSVFSDSSKNELDEGSKSRTKSCIATQNHTMPNLK; this is translated from the coding sequence ATGAGTTCGGCGACTGCTTGTAATACCACGCATGGTGAATCAGCTTTATCCTTCTTTTCAACCACCGTATCTTCTGTTCTTCTCGTTACCACCACAATACTTAATGCACTTATTTTGTTGGTGTTTATTCGAAACAAGAGACTTCTGAAAAAATCTATCTTTTACAAGATGCTATTTAACATTGCAGTAGCAGATTTTCTAACAGGTATATTTTCTGATCCAGTTTCCATTTCATTCCATACAAAGGAAGGCTTGGAGAAACATATTTCGAAAGCAGAAGTTATTCTCGTACATTacactttgttttcttttaacgGAGTGTCCATTTTAACAATGTCTCTGTTGTGTATCGATCGAATTGTTGCATTGCTGAAACCATTGAAGTACAGAAATGGATTAAAGAATTGGAAATGCTATTTGATGATATCTTCAACATGGATTTTGGCAAATTTGTTACTCATACCATATTTTGAAATTGGATATATCAAATATTTGACAGTATTTTCCTATTTCACAGTGGCTGTTACAGCTTTAAGTTTAATACTTGCAGCTATtctatacaaaatatattttgtcccCTTTAATACGTCTGTTACAATATCTAAAACGAAAAGAGATTTGCAGGTTTATCAATATGAAAACGTGGATAGAAAAGGTAGCGATAGGAACTTGACCGTACCAGCGAATGAAACAGAAAATGCATTGACTGTTACAAAGGACAGCGGAGGAAAGTTAGCAGATCCAGATGAGCCTAAAAATTCACAgcgtacaaagaaaaaaatgtcgtCGTCGGAACGCCGagtaaacaaatcatttatcACGTTATTGGTTGTGTTCTTAGTGACGTATTTACCATCTGTTATCATGACAACATATATGAATTTATGTCAGAATTGTAACTGCATGTTTATTCATGCGTTACGAGATTTGACATTCCTGTCAATATTATCAAGTGCCTTATGGAGAccacttaattttgttttacgcTTGAGAACAATACGAAGAGAAATGAAGAAATTACTTGGTGTCACAAGTTTATCGGTGTTCTCTGATTCCAGTAAAAATGAGTTAGATGAGGGGTCAAAGAGCAGGACGAAAAGCTGTATTGCCACACAGAATCACACAATGCCGAATCTGAAATAA
- the LOC130625416 gene encoding cholecystokinin receptor-like, producing MSSATACNTTHGGTALTVFSTSVSAVLFVPTAILNALLLLVFIRNKKLLHKSIFYKMLFNIAVADFLTAILTEAVSVSFLTKESLGKHISKEETALLHYTLFSINGVSILTMSLLCIDRIVALLKPLKYRNGLKNWKCYLIISSTWIFGNLLVIPYFKIGYIKYLAVFSYFTVVVTALSLILAAIVYRIYFVPSNASARTASKVKRDLHQYENVDGKDSGGNLTVQVNESESKAIKSNSMQERSKILDDHKNVEHTNKKMSSPERRVNKSFITLLVVFLVTYLPSVIMTTYMNLCQNCNCMFIHALRDLTFLSILSSALWRPLNFVLRLKIIRREMKKLLGCKNVSVLRDEKKLNSSPESSRI from the coding sequence ATGAGCTCGGCAACTGCTTGCAATACCACGCATGGTGGAACAGCTTTAACCGTTTTTTCAACCTCCGTATCCGCAGTTCTTTTTGTTCCCACAGCAATACTTAATGCACTTCTTTTGTTAGTGTTTATTCGAAACAAGAAACTTTTGCACAAATCCATTTTCTACAAGATGCTATTTAACATTGCAGTAGCAGATTTTTTAACAGCCATCCTTACTGAAGCAGTTTCTGTGTCATTCCTTACGAAAGAAAGTTTGGGAAAGCATATATCAAAAGAAGAGACTGCACTTTTACATTACACTTTGTTTTCTATAAACGGAGTTTCCATTTTAACAATGTCTCTGTTGTGTATCGATCGAATTGTTGCATTGCTGAAACCACTGAAGTACAGAAATGGATTAAAGAATTGGAAATGCTATCTGATAATATCTTCAACATGGATTTTTGGAAATTTACTGGTGATACCATATTTCAAAATAGGATATATCAAATATTTGGCAGTATTTTCCTATTTCACGGTGGTTGTTACAGCTTTGAGTTTAATACTTGCAGCTATAGTGTACAGAATATATTTTGTTCCATCCAACGCATCTGCTCGTACAGCTTCCAAAGTAAAGAGAGACTTGCATCAATATGAAAATGTAGATGGGAAAGATAGCGGCGGGAACTTGACCGTACAAGTGAATGAATCAGAAAGTAAAGCAATTAAAAGCAACAGCATGCAGGAAAGATCAAAGATTCTTGATGACCACAAAAATGTCGAGCATACAAATAAGAAAATGTCGTCACCGGAACGTCGAGTAAACAAATCATTCATTACGTTATTGGTTGTGTTTTTAGTGACGTATTTACCATCTGTTATCATGACAACATATATGAATTTATGTCAGAATTGTAACTGCATGTTTATTCATGCGTTACGAGATTTGACATTCCTGTCAATACTATCAAGCGCCTTATGGAGACCACTGAATTTTGTCTTACGTTTAAAGATAATACGAAGAGAAATGAAGAAATTACTTGGCTGTAAAAATGTATCTGTTTTGCgcgatgaaaaaaaattgaatagttCTCCTGAGTCTTCAAGAATATAG
- the LOC130625417 gene encoding cholecystokinin receptor-like, translating to MSSATTCHNTHGKTVLSFFSATVSAVLLVTTATLNAFILLVFVRNKSLWQKSMFYKLLLNITVADFLTGVIADPVSIMFHTKEGFGNYMTKEEVILVHYTLFSFNGVSILTMSLLCIDRIVALLKPLKYRNGLEDWKCYLMISSTWILGNLLVIPYFKIGYIKYLAIFSYFTVTFAALSLLLVTMVYKKYFTSFNKTVRPHDCNEFKRNTETDENVVHEHTNDSNNKEDGDINECKLKPTKSNNKTHKMSSSEKRVNKSFITLLVVFVLTYLPSVVMTTYMNLCQDCDCMFIHVLRDLTLVSIYSSALWRPLNFVIRLKTIRKEISTLLNCSS from the coding sequence ATGAGCTCAGCAACCACTTGCCACAACACACATGGCAAAACAGTTTTATCATTCTTCTCAGCAACAGTATCTGCAGTGCTACTTGTTACCACAGCAACCCTCAATGCATTCATTCTGTTGGTATTTGTTCGAAATAAATCTCTTTGGCAGAAATCCATGTTTTACAAGTTGCTGTTGAATATAACAGTCGCAGATTTCTTAacaggtgtaatcgctgatcCAGTTTCTATAATGTTCCATACAAAAGAAGGCTTTGGGAACTATATGACGAAAGAAGAAGTTATTCTTGTACATTacactttgttttcttttaacgGAGTGTCCATTTTAACAATGTCTCTGTTGTGTATTGATCGAATTGTTGCATTGCTGAAGCCATTGAAGTACAGAAATGGATTAGAAGATTGGAAATGCTATTTGATGATATCTTCAACATGGATTTTGGGAAATTTACTGGTGATACCATATTTTAAAATTGGATATATCaaatatttagcaatattttcatattttacgGTAACATTTGCAGCGTTAAGTTTGTTACTTGTAACTATGGTATACAAAAAGTATTTCACTTCCTTCAATAAAACTGTAAGGCCGCATGATTGCAATGAATTCAAAAGAAATACAGAAACAGACGAAAACGTAGTTCATGAACATACGAATGACTCTAATAATAAAGAGGATGGAGATATCAATGAGTGTAAGTTAAAGCCAACAAAAAGTAATAACAAGACGCATAAAATGTCGTCATCGGAAAAACGTGTCAACAAATCATTCATCACGTTGCTAGTAGTGTTTGTATTGACGTATTTGCCATCGGTTGTTATGACAACGTACATGAACCTGTGTCAAGATTGTGACTGCATGTTTATTCACGTTTTAAGAGATTTGACATTGGTCTCGATATATTCTAGTGCTCTTTGGAGACCATTGAATTTTGTGATTCGTCTGAAGACCATACGAAAGGAGATATCGACTTTACTGAATTGTTCGTCCTAA
- the LOC130625414 gene encoding uncharacterized protein LOC130625414: MSSAAACNTTHGKEALSFFTTTISAVLLVTTATLNAFILMVFIRNKSLWQKSVFYKLLLNITVADFLTGVIADPVSISFHTKEGLELHITKGEIILVHYTLFSINGVSILTMSLLCIDRIVALLKPLKYRNGLKNWKCYLMISLTWLLSNLLAIPYFKMGYIKYLAIFSYFTVVVTALSLVLAAIVYKKYFASFTSTVQPSSQDGNNFRISRKEASNKNMTNVKIINRHIKSVNYPNNNAENDGDENANDKIKEDNKIVRKPKMSKSINNVVRSKKMSLSEERVNKSFITLLVVFLVTYLPSVIMTTYMNLCQNCNCMFIHALRDLTFLSILSSALWRPLNFVLRLRTIRREMKKLLGYKNLSVLPDESKLDSIPESSKA; this comes from the coding sequence ATGAGCTCAGCAGCTGCTTGTAATACCACACATGGCAAAGAAGCTTTATCCTTCTTTACAACAACAATATCTGCAGTGCTACTTGTTACCACAGCAACCCTCAATGCATTCATTCTGATGGTATTTATTCGAAATAAGTCTCTTTGGCAGAAATCCGTGTTTTACAAGTTGTTGTTAAATATAACAGTCGCAGATTTCTTAACAGGCGTAATCGCTGATCCAGTCTCCATCTCATTCCATACAAAAGAAGGATTAGAGCTGCATATAACGAAAGGAGAAATTATTCTCGTGCATTACACTTTGTTTTCTATAAACGGAGTTTCCATTTTAACAATGTCTCTGTTGTGTATCGATCGAATTGTTGCATTGCTGAAACCACTGAAGTACAGAAATGGATTAAAGAATTGGAAATGCTATTTAATGATATCTTTGACATGgcttttatcaaatttattagcgATTCCTTATTTTAAAATGGGATATATAAAATATCTAgccatattttcatattttacgGTTGTAGTAACAGCTTTAAGCTTAGTACTTGCAGCAATTGTATACAAAAAGTACTTCGCATCCTTTACTTCTACTGTGCAACCGTCTTCACAAGATGGCAACAACTTCAGAATAAGCAGAAAGGAGGCATCTAATAAAAATATGACCAATGTAAAAATTATCAATCGTCACATTAAAAGTGTGAATTATCCAAATAACAATGCAGAAAATGACGGTGATGAAAATGCTAATGACAAAATTAAAGAAGATAATAAAATCGTAAGGAAACCAAAAATGAGCAAGTCAATAAATAATGTTGTAAGAAGCAAAAAAATGTCCTTATCTGAAGAGCGAGTAAACAAATCATTCATTACGTTATTGGTTGTGTTCTTAGTGACGTATTTACCATCTGTTATCATGACAACATATATGAATTTATGTCAGAATTGTAACTGCATGTTTATTCATGCGTTACGAGATTTGACATTCCTGTCAATACTATCAAGCGCCTTATGGAGACCACTGAATTTTGTTTTACGTTTGAGAACAATACGAAGAGAAATGAAGAAATTACTTGGTTATAAAAATTTATCTGTTTTGCCCGATGAAAGCAAATTGGATAGTATTCCTGAGTCTTCGAAAGCATAG